The DNA sequence ATCCTCCCATCTAGGTTCGCTAActtcatttttattttctgctAGTCGCCATGAATGTGGGTATTGTTGGAGCTGGGATATCCGGTCTCTATATCGCACTGTCTCTTCAACGGCAGGGACATAATGTCACGGTATTCGAAGCCACTCCCAGGATAGGAGGCCGGATTTACACGCATCGATTTCAGCCGCTCAACGAGGGCGAAGATGTTTACTTTGAAGCGGGAGCTATGCGAATTCCTCGCTCCCCATTACATGATCGCGTTTTTCACTTTGTCCAGTATCTGAACACGTACGGCAAGCCTGAGGATCAAGTCGAGCTGATCCCCTATGTAATCGAGCACGAGAACAACATCGCATACGTTCACGGCCACAAAGCAGACCTCAGTGACACCGAGCATGGATCTCGCCTAGGGATCCCCCAGCCTTACCGAGGAAAGTCCGCGCGGGAGCTCCTGGGTGAGGTTGTCACGCCGTGGCTGCAGCTTTTAGAGAGAGACTTCGACAAGGGGTTTGCCGAGATCATGAAGTACGATATGCTCTCTTTCCGGAGCTATCTGGCTTTAGTCCAGCAATGGCCACACGAGGTAATTGACTTTGTCGAACTGATGACGAGTCAGACGAACCAATATGACCTGAGCTTCGTGGAAATTATTATGCAGAATTTAGACTTCAATGTTCGCGAGTGGTTCACCGTCGGTCATGGTATGTCCCGTCTCACGCAAGGGGCAGCCAAGCTTGTGGGTCTGCAGAACATCCACACCAGCTCTCCCGTCGATCGTCTCATCGAGAACCCCGATGGCCGCATCACCCTCCACGCGCATGGGCCCATCCCTTTCACCGGTACCTTCGACAAGGTCGTCCTGGCCATCCCCCCAGCCGCCCTTCAGGGCATCCGGGAACGCCCAACCTGGAGCTTCATGAAAGAGCAAGCGATTCGCAGCGCCCATTTCGAACCGTTATATAAGATCGGACTACACTTCCGCACGCGATTCTGGGAACAGCTCAATGCCCCATCGTTCGGAGGCCAGAGCGCCACCGACCTTCGGTTCCGATGGATTGTCTACCCGTCCAACGATCTAGGGACCTCGGGATCGGGAGTGCTCCTCCTCTACTGCTGGATGAACGACGCATACCGCATCCAGTCAGTGCCGCGCGATCAGCGCGTCAGACTGGCGCTGCATGACCTGCAGCGCTTCTTCGCGGACACGGGCGTTGATATCTATAGCCAGTATGTGGATTCCTTCGACATCTGCTGGAGCAATGAGTATGTGACGGGTGATGCAATGTTTCTTCCTGGCCAGTTCAGTCGCTTCCATCGCGTGGCTGCAAAGCCAGAGGGTAACATTCACTTTGCTGGGGAACACTTAAGTCGACATCATACGTGGATATCCGGTGCCATGGAATCGGCGCAAAAGGCCGTTCAGGAGATATCGGGGGAGGTGGATGCGAGACCtctgggagaggaagagtacACCCGGCAATTCGTGAAGGCGATCGAGACGCCGCCGCGCCGTGTGGATGCGATACCAGAACATGAGAGACAGATTTTATCCCGACTATAGGAACACATTTATCTATATACACGATGCTCCTTGGTACTACCCGGTGGTGTAGTCCAATATTGTCTAGTTCCCTGGCTCCCTGCAGCCTTGGTCAAGACACATACGCCATCATGCTCGAACATAGACTACTTATTTTCTGAAAAAGTTTTAAATATCGAAGGTTGTCTGCGTTTCATACACCATCACGTTTGAGTTTAGCACTTCATTTAATATTTGTCTTATGTCTTTATCGGACAGGTGACACAGTTTTGGTGTGTTCCATGATTAGATGGTTTGGTTTACATAGTATTTTAATGAATTGATCATTTCCGTATCCATATCGTTGATAATGCATCATAAAGCTATATAACTTCTATTCAACATATTGCCTTTACATCAATCCTTACTACAGTGACCAAGCTCTCGTTATATGCCGAAGGTATCCATTTATGTTGGCGAACAGCTGCATGGCTTCTGTCAGCAGATGGATATTATTCTATAGTACCAACAATAATTCGACGATAACATAAGTTTTATTATTCCATTGGAAAGCGATGAACGTCTAGTCTCAGCTAAAAAACTACTATTGCATATAACGCTCGAGGCCTTAACGGCCATACagtatatgtatataagTGGACTGTTCTTCATCTGTGAAAAGCGAATGTAGGGCTCATGAGCAGACACGGTCTACTACCACACGTGGCAGGGGTGGGAACCTGCCATGACGTCTGTTTATGTCCATGATAATATAGTACTCACCTAAATACAACGCATACATCTTATACGAAGGCGTGCACGGAGAGTCCTCGCCAGGTGGGAGGGTCATTGGATCACGTTGAGCCTGGTACCAGTGAGCAGGAACTTCTGAAAATGCCGTATGCAAATGACTATTCAAAAGCAATACAGACAGGCGAAAGAGGAGGCATGGCTTGGACGGCTTACCAGCATTCCTACACTGGGTCCACGAAACTATAAATTAGCCAGTTtgagaaggggaaggggggggAGCTCAGCAGAGACGATCCGTTAAACCCAATGTGATATCTGAGCCTACGGTTTGTCGAGACGTGATGGAGACAAAACTTTTACACAACATAGGCTATTCGCGGGTCAATCCAAAAGAGGTCCAACTCATCGACCCCACCTTCTACAAcaaaatatatacattagGGATGACTCTATCATCAACACTTTGCTATCATGATATATGTCGTCTGCATTCTTCAGTCACGTCACCTGACTAGGATCACGGGAAGGTCTGCTAAGACCTGACGCTTCAATCTGGACAATAACATGTCAGTCACCTGATGAGTTACCTGACGCACAGTCGTATAATGGCTTTCTCTGTTTATCGTATAGTAGTTGAAGGACACACAACAAATATCTACCTCGCAGTCGTCTAGCTCCATCATAACATACTTAACCATGCACATGCTACAAAGGAAGGTTTTGGCTCTACCTCCACTTACTATAAAAACTTTCTCCAGAAGTATATCTTTCACTTGTCGAGGTAGGCTTCCCGGGATCACCAGCATGGTATTTTTCTATTAACATTTCTACCTGGTTCTAGGAGAACCTATCCGATATGAGCAGCTGTTTGAGTACACAAACGGACGCTTCCTGGTTAACGAGAGGAGcgaaaaagcaaagcgaTATACAGAATTCAACGTTGATGCGCTCTGCACCATAgtttcttctttaccttctgTCTCTTCGCCCATCTCCAAGATTGACAAAATGGAAGGCGGGTTTAATAAGGTGATGTTAATGACagcagagaatggaaaagaggTCGTTGCGAAAATGCCATTCCCTCGCATCGTACCGATGGAGCATAGCACTGCATCTGAAGTAGCTGTCTTGAACTATGGTGGGAACTCTCTTTTCTATGGGCAATTTTGCTGCTAATGTACCTATGTCTAATAGTGAGAGCTCATACCGCTGTGCCAGTCCCCAACGTCATCGCGTGGAGCTCCGACGCTTCGAACCCCATTGGGTCAGAGTATATCCTGATGGAGAAAGCCCGTGGCAGACAGTTAGTTGACGTGTGGGGTGACATGAACCAGCTACAACGCTTCAAGTTTATTAAGAACCTGGCCAGGCTGGAAGGTCAGCTAGCATCTTTGGAGTTTCCAGGCTATGGAAATTTGTATATGCTACATTCTGCTCCTCAACTTTCGGCCGCAACAGTAAACGACGAGTATTGCCTTGGACAAGCATATAATGAGTCATGGTTTCCCCAATGCGAAAACGGCACCCATTCAGGTCCATATTTGTCGTCCTCTAGGCCTCTTGTTGAATCAGTACTAAGGGTGTATACTATAGGGATGAACCTCACGGACCTCGGTCTTGCATTGGCCGGGCGTGGCCTTACACAGATACAAACTTCCAcctttcttccttgtggACCACATTTTGGCTCTAAGGACGAGCATTCTCGGATCCTGGAAGCTGCCATGGATATAATACCGAAACTAGCAGAGCACCCTATTGTGAAACCCTACTGTCGTCCAACGCTATGGCACAGAGACCTCCATCTAGGCAATATATACATTTGTGACCAAGATCCAACAGATATAGTGAGCATTATCGACTGGCAATTTCTCTCGGTCATGCCCGCGTTCATGCAAGTCCAATGGCCATACTTCCTTAGCCCGCCAGAGAACTACGAAACCGGGTTGATAAAACCAGAACTACCATCAAACTTTGACGAAATGGACCCAGATGAAAAGGCTTTCGCGGTGGCTGTGAACGATCAAGCTCTACTTTCAAAGTGTTATGAAGCGGCACTTACCAAGAACCACCTTCCGTCGTGTTTTGCTCTGACTCGAGTCCACTCAGCTATGCGACACCTGTTCTCATCTTGCGAAACAACGTGGAAAGATGGGATAATACCGCTTCGTGATTGCCTAATCCAGATTTCTGAAAGCTGGCGTGAGTTGGGCCTCCCTGGctcgtttcctttctcgatcacagatgatgatctaTCAAAACATAGGCTTGAGCTTTCACGGTATATGGATTGGCATAAATTGAAATCGTATACACAGGAGCTGTTGCAttctgatgatgacggcTGGGTATCGCCTCAGCTTGACTTTGGCAAAGTCCAAGAAAGACATGCTGAGCTATACCAACTGTACCTTCAGTGACAAACAGAGGTGATatcggaggaagaggcaaaGAGACTTTGGTTTTACATCGATAGAGATTGATAGCATATGGTACAATTCCCACTTGATATCCCGGGTAGCTTTTCCGGAACTCTCATCTTATGATTCCATTCGTTAATTGCGTTTCTTTTTTAGTGTGTGCGTTATTGTTTCTTACACACACCCCACTCCTACTCCGTTGAGTGCATTGGATTCTATTACCGGTGAATAGTTCGTGATTGGTATCATGCTTTCACTAATGAATGAACTACAGGAAGGACTGGGATGGTATTACGACTGTTGCCTGGAATTATTGTAAAAGATTTGGAATCTATCGAGATATACAGACAGCGTCGTCTCAAGCAATAGACCTTATCACGGACCTGACCACACTACCAATTCTACTAAAGCTAGCCAAAGAGTATAGAATTTCCTGATGACCAAGGTCTGATTAAGGATAATATGGAAGTTGTTTTATAGAATGCATGTAATACAGTGACTCTTGGAGTGAGTCTCAGACATAGCCCATCAAGTAAACACTTAAAATCCGTAATCACTCGCCAAGAAAAGTAGAACTGTGCTAAGGCTTTGCTCTGCAACAGTTCAAGCATGTGCCCTATGATATCGCATTAGTAAAGAAACCACCCGGATACCACTTCAACAACTAACCCTTTATGCTTAGCATATTCGGCTATAATCGTCTTGCCAGGCGCCCAAGTCTTCGGGTTCATCAAGCAGGGAACAAGCTTTTCACAATTCTTCTTGTCGGCATATTTCAGCATATCCATATTCATCATACCCCATCCAAGAGCCTCCGCAACGGCGCAAGATTTGATCGCTTTAAGATCCTCGTCCTTGCAGTAGTTGTGGTTGGGCTTTGTGCATTTCGCCACAATCGCGTCTGCAAGCTTTTCGACTTTGGGTTTGTAGTTGGGCAAGGCTGGTTTCTGGGGACATTTTTTgatattgttgatgattggcTGTAGCTTTGGCTCGAGCCATTTCCAGTCTGCCTTGCTAGGCTTTATACCCTTGCTGCAGACCAGTTTGTCGAATACAGGGCCTAGTTGCTTGCTCGCTACTTCACCGATTGGGCCCATGTTATCCATGCAGAGCTTATCCTGTGCCAGCGCATTGGTGAATAAGAAGATCCAGAGGATAAAAAGAGAAGTAAAGGAGAATGTCCATCGCATGTTGATGACAGTTTATCGGATGCGTATAGATAAATGGTTGgggaaataaagaaaggTTAGGTGAGTAATATACGGATTATACTGAGAGTCACTGGTCACTGGTCAGTTTATATAAAGTTCTCGATCGAGCTCTATAGGCCTGACCAACACAACCAACTCCGttgctggatattgaagttCTCAATTCGGCTGAAGGAATATCTTCTGACTATTGATTTTAGTATTTCACTATCACTGCTTGGGGATACTATATAATATGATATAGGTAGTGATTGGTAGGGAGATCGATAGTTCGGTCTTGTTAGCCTACCCTAATCTATCAGTTCTGAAGAACATTTCCTCTTCGGGTATacgagctgaagaaaaggatcGGACCCTGGGCTAAAAGAAGGTTGTCTTGTTGGGCCAATCCGATCACTAGACGTATCACCTAAACCAGTTCACCGAGAATCATTACTATCTTTAGCCAAACCATGAGGTCCAGAATCTGAATAAAGATATCAATTATTCAGTAGATCATTCAATAGGTAAAACATTAAACTGTACTAGTCATTATGTTGATCCACATACATGGATGTCGTCCAGATGGTATGGGATCGCTACCTCTAAGAAATCTCCCCATTTTGAGGATTCGAGGGAATTTGTATGGAGATTGAACTTCGACACCTATAGATTGGAGTCGCTTACATCGGGGATTTACTGTAGTATACACTATCGCGGAAGCTTTTAGAGAAGCTGGCGGGGACTTCATATTTGACGCCTAGAATCGACACCTAAGCCGAAGTGGAATTAGTTTGATCCGTCACAGCCGGAAGAAAGACAATGACAGGGCCTGCCTTGCAAGAAGTCAGATTCTTCAGGAATGTCTCTATATAGAAACATCAGCAAGGTTTCGATTAATGTGATGGTTCAACTGGACGCTAAGCTTAACTGGATTCCGCTCACGTGGAAGCTTCACTGTGACCTGGTCAAACAATTGTAGTAGAAGACGTTAAAGGGCATGCTATCCGAGGAGAGACCTGATGTTTAGTACTTGAAAACGTGGCTCCGGGGATCCTCCCAAATGTGGATCACTTCACCCCCGAGAGCTTTGTTAATGAGGTCTGGTTTGCTAGTAAGTATTCTTCTCAGAACAATGTAAACGTCACTGCATTCATAGTACTATTAAGTGGGTTTACTGTCTGTATACGCCATGGCTTCCCATATGGCAATGCTACCAAGTGACCATGATATATCGAACACTAGAGTGGGAACCCACCAGACACCCTGCAGAGCTGTTGCCACCAGTTTTCTGGCCTGAGGCACCTAAGTGGGCGGAAGATGACCGCCCGATGCAGCCGTTCATTTGCATATGATAGAATGCAGGTTGACTAAGAGCTGGAATTTGAATCatattttctaatttttgCTTGATGAGGAAAGTTGGGAAtcttctcttgttctcaGATCGCAATTAGTAGTACTTTGATTTGTCGCTAAGTAGGTAATAAGGATGATATGACAAAAAGTCTTGACTACGCGTAAATGCAGCATTTTAATCTGCACTGCCATAAATAACAGTGGAAAGACTCATGTTGATAACCTCAACGTAATAGGGAAGGATAGAAATGCTGTTTGATAGGTATGAAATGACGTCCGTATTGAGAACCATGTCTGAAAGAACAATATTCACAGGTCCGTCCCCCCTTGCTGAAAGCATACGTAGTCTGGTATTCCGTTAGTAAATCGATAGTACCTCAGGCTACCGCCGTTGTCCCCACTTCAGCctcagccacagccacagaTTGTTCCTTttagtactccgtaagaaGTACGGGTGGTTGCCTGCCGTCCATTCACCGCCACTACCAGCGACGTCGGAGGCCATTCGGTGGTCCTCGGCTCTAAGGTATTTCTGTTACTCCGAGTTACTTACTTTATCCTCTCCTGATGTTCTAAAGTGGGGAAAttattacggagtacactcGCCCCAAACAAATGGGCGCCTTCTGATACTCTCCACTTCATGAGCCAAAAAAGGAGGGAAGCTAACATTTGCTGGCTgaggaaatgaaacaagCTGTTCCATTCCTAATGCAGGGGTGTAACCCAGGATTGACCTCTTCGATTGCTTTGTGGTTTTTTCAAGGCATTATGGAATTCTTTTCCggggatatatatctttcccACTGTTGTTTGAACTGCCGACACGATCTCCTGGCCTATGGCGTAGGGCGCCGTCAAGCCTTGGACAAGAGAAGCTTAGCGGGGGTCGACCGGCTTCGGAATTTGTGGCTCCCGTGGCTGATGACCGTATTTTTAGTTTACGCGCCCAGGAGTAAGGCTGAGGGGGCACGACCCAGTCAGTGCCAAGTGGATCCATTCGATCGGCGCTGCATAGCCTATGGATCTCTGGAGACACGTATGTCCCTAGACTCACTACGGTGTCCCGCTCATGAGAAGACGAATGGTTTCGCCCTGACGCTCTTCCAACGATAACAGTATCTTCTATCATCCATCTACTGTGTACTATGTAGCCGTCCTTCAATCTCCGATGCCTAAGGCAGGATTCTATTGAACGAGCATAACGCGCTCGGTGCTACGAGGAATGAGGACCTTGATCCACTCCAATCTTTGTTACGTTTCAAGCCACGCCCCTCTCCTCTGCCAAGAGCCCCGACAACTGGATCATGTCCATCGAACCCATACCGTGGTTGGATTCAACAAAACCATAGTCTGGTACCGGAGGAAGCTAAGCGCCAGCGTCTCCTCGTCTCGGTGGCTTGGCGGTGGCTGATGTGCATCTTCGCGCATCGAAGCACTCCTATCAGTGATCGCCTCCTATGCCGCACCCGCTGTTATGCTTTTGGTAACGTGGCAGTCTCTGCGTCTGATCACTGGATGTGATCTGTTCGATTGGTCCACCACCCATCGCATGGGTTGCCTCCCTTCTCGCCTAGGTCCGAAATCCGATCCTCATGAGATGAGATAGGTGGGGCAGAGAGCAACGTAGGCAGATGGAGGGGTAGCGATAAGCTGAAGAGTACGCCAGCTTGGTGGGGGTGTCGGGGTATATTAAGACGTATCGCACCCACTGCTGCTCAGACtattcttctcatcattctCTGCAAAATATCCTGTTCCTctcatccatatccatcttctccccttttattttctttacATACCGCATAAATCATTCACAATGCCTTTCGGCTGGGGTAagtcattcttttccccttcagACTTTTGTCAAATTCATCCGGGTTGTTCCTCGTGCGAGCTATCAAGGCTTCCCCTGTTTGTCGTAACACGGGCTTCCCATAATAGCGGGGTAGTTGCTTTCCACATGACTTTCGATGGCTAACAGGATTCTCTTTATAGGCGACGCTGAGAACGCTCACCAACAGGTGCAGGAGGGGCAGCACGAGGGTCACCTCTCTCACGATCTCATTGCCGGTGCCGCTGCTTTCACCGGTATGAAGGCTTGGGAAGACCACCAGCGCAAGGAAGGTATGTGAACACTGGCTGTCGTTGACTTTTCCCTCCCGCTCCATGTGACAGCGCCTGTTAACGCTTCTGGAACCACAATAGGCAAAGAAGTCTCTCACAGCACTGCCAAGCAGGTAATTGCTGGATTGGCCGCTGCTGGTGTCACGAGATTGGTTGAGACCAAGGGCTTGAATGCGATCGACGAGCATAAAGCTAAGAAGCAGGCCGAGGAGAACGCCCAGCGCTTGTACGAAGAGCACTACGAGCGCGGACAAAATGCTCCTCACTTTAACCCTAATGAGCACAAACCTCACCCGTCTTTCGAGCGCAATCGCTTTGACGAGCACCCACACCACGAGGGCCGCCCCCAGGGAGGCCAAGTTGACCGGTGGTAAATATTTCACAGACGGAGTGAACATAGATGTCGCAGGAGACGGTCCTCGTCAGTTCCAGGTGATGACATATGTAAATAGAAATGAATAAATAAACATTTGTGAAAGAAACCTGTCAAGTTTTCCATTCTGTAGGTTATTCTCTCAAGTGCATATAAAGGTCCCTTGGGCGATTGAAATGCAAACAAATAATCGCGCTTGGCAAATACCAACGCGCCTTGGTAGGTTTAGTCAAAGTACAAGAGTTATGTAGGATTCCGCAGAGTTCGGAAAGTCATTAGAATATCACTCTTTCTGTGGAGACGTAAGTGTGGGAGGATACATGTCAGGTACTCCAGGAACATTAGGGTCTGCTACAAAGGATCGGGTACTCCTCATGTACCTGGTGAATGACCGGTAGGCGATGCTGTAATCGATTCGATCAGGATGacaacatccatccatcGACAGGGGTCCTTGTCTGAGTAATCATGGTCGATTTCTCCGACAGGTGGAAAGTCACTGACTCAGCTGCCCAACTGCACTCGGGAGCCAGTAAGGGGAGCCGAATTGGTCCCCCACCAGAACCAACCACAAATGAAGTCTCTTAGACTGCTGCACGTGCATATCTCCAGCCTATCAGGGCGGCATCAAACCAATGATTTGTTGGCCCAGATCAACCTAGATGCCCTGGCCCAAAATGATCTCCCGACGGTGTTGGCAAAAGAGTTAGGTACTTCAATCACCAGGAAGATCTATCAGTCATGATTGTCCTTGGCGAGCACTGAATGGTTGAAAATTCTttcatctttcctttttttttttttcttttttattttgaaaCCACCCATCTGTTCcctttggtggtggttttCCCACTCGTCTCTTTTTCACTGACAGCTCCATTGCTATACTTAAAATTGGTCTAAGACAGATCAATTTTCCTGAGTGCAACgtcttcccttccctcaGGATGATATAAAGAGCGACCTGAGAGCTCTGGAACTCCCAACATAACGGCCATTCACGAACCCACACTCGTCTGAATTGAGACTTCCGACCATTTTCTCACCACTACTTGCCTCAACTATCATGCCCTCTTATCTCCCCTCTTCCGCAGAATGAAATTCGCCAAGTTGGTTACACTGCTGCAGACCAATTCACATGCATAACGGCTAACATTGGAGTCCACAGAGAGCTGGAACGGGAATT is a window from the Aspergillus oryzae RIB40 DNA, chromosome 6 genome containing:
- a CDS encoding uncharacterized protein (predicted protein) translates to MRWTFSFTSLFILWIFLFTNALAQDKLCMDNMGPIGEVASKQLGPVFDKLVCSKGIKPSKADWKWLEPKLQPIINNIKKCPQKPALPNYKPKVEKLADAIVAKCTKPNHNYCKDEDLKAIKSCAVAEALGWGMMNMDMLKYADKKNCEKLVPCLMNPKTWAPGKTIIAEYAKHKGFSRIGSVVRSVIRSIA
- a CDS encoding flavin monoamine oxidase family protein (monoamine oxidase); this encodes MNVGIVGAGISGLYIALSLQRQGHNVTVFEATPRIGGRIYTHRFQPLNEGEDVYFEAGAMRIPRSPLHDRVFHFVQYLNTYGKPEDQVELIPYVIEHENNIAYVHGHKADLSDTEHGSRLGIPQPYRGKSARELLGEVVTPWLQLLERDFDKGFAEIMKYDMLSFRSYLALVQQWPHEVIDFVELMTSQTNQYDLSFVEIIMQNLDFNVREWFTVGHGMSRLTQGAAKLVGLQNIHTSSPVDRLIENPDGRITLHAHGPIPFTGTFDKVVLAIPPAALQGIRERPTWSFMKEQAIRSAHFEPLYKIGLHFRTRFWEQLNAPSFGGQSATDLRFRWIVYPSNDLGTSGSGVLLLYCWMNDAYRIQSVPRDQRVRLALHDLQRFFADTGVDIYSQYVDSFDICWSNEYVTGDAMFLPGQFSRFHRVAAKPEGNIHFAGEHLSRHHTWISGAMESAQKAVQEISGEVDARPLGEEEYTRQFVKAIETPPRRVDAIPEHERQILSRL
- a CDS encoding DUF3759 domain-containing protein (predicted protein); amino-acid sequence: MPFGWGDAENAHQQVQEGQHEGHLSHDLIAGAAAFTGMKAWEDHQRKEGKEVSHSTAKQVIAGLAAAGVTRLVETKGLNAIDEHKAKKQAEENAQRLYEEHYERGQNAPHFNPNEHKPHPSFERNRFDEHPHHEGRPQGGQVDRW